The genomic segment AGCTTGCTTTCATCGGTTCCCGCCGGAAAGGCCATCGGCGGTTGCAGCCGAAACCAACGCACGAAGTTTTGCTGCAAGTGTTCGGCATCGGCTTCGCAGCCGTATTGGCTGGCGATGCGGCAGTAAATTACGCCGACGCTGCCGCGCACTTCAAACAACGTTCCAGCGGCGTCGAAGAAAATAACTTCGGGCTGGGTACGCGCAGCTTCCAGCGCGCGAGCTTCCGCGAAAGATGTATTGGCAACAATGGGGCTATCAGCCGAGTCCGCAGGCTGGAAGCGCTGCGTACCCAGGTTCTTACTTTCCACGCTTGCCACCATAGGTGCATTTCGAATTGTCCGCTTTCACAAGATAGGATTTGTAGTTGGTCGCTTTCGGATCCATGCAGCCGACCAGATTCAGCAATTCGACTTTGCGAAATTCGGTCGGATGACTTTCGCCTTGCAGGGCGATGTAACCTTCGCTGAGCAGCATACCGTCTTTTTTGACCGCCGGGTCGTGGCCGCTGACGCTGCCGCCGCCAATTTGCGGGTGTTCGTAGGAAAGCACCACTTGGCCGTCAATCATGTGTTTGATCTGTTTGTCTCCGTCCACCAGAACTTCGACGCGAACCCATTGATCGCCATCGTAGGTTTTCGATTTGGAGTTGAGGCAATGCGGCGTGAACAGTTTACCGTCAATTTCAACATTCGTTCCCGGCGTACACAGGTTCAGCGTCGAACGCGGGCCTTTGCCTAATCCGCCCAGCAATTGGGCTTCGATAGAAATCGGGAAGTCCTGGTCTTTCCCCATGCTTTCCGGCGATTGGCAATGAAGCATCAAGCCATTGTTGCGCGTTGCCCAGCTTGGACCGCCGGGGCATTGTTCGCCTACGAAACGGTATTCGGCGGCGATGATGTAATGCGAAAACTTGTCTTTATAAAAGATGTGCCCGAAACGGTCATTGAATTTGTCGTATTTGTCGTAACTGACTTTGAGCAAACCGTTTTCGACGCGAAAGGTGTTGCCGAAGTTATCGCCAAGCGCGTAGCCGCGAATTTTGATCTTCCAGTCTTTCAGGTCTTTGCCGTTAAACAGTTGAATCCATTCTTTCTTTTCAGGATCGTTTTTGGCTTTTTGAGCGT from the Acidobacteriota bacterium genome contains:
- a CDS encoding DUF1080 domain-containing protein yields the protein MRYCAAACLYIALAVLVFQSPTPTTHAQKAKNDPEKKEWIQLFNGKDLKDWKIKIRGYALGDNFGNTFRVENGLLKVSYDKYDKFNDRFGHIFYKDKFSHYIIAAEYRFVGEQCPGGPSWATRNNGLMLHCQSPESMGKDQDFPISIEAQLLGGLGKGPRSTLNLCTPGTNVEIDGKLFTPHCLNSKSKTYDGDQWVRVEVLVDGDKQIKHMIDGQVVLSYEHPQIGGGSVSGHDPAVKKDGMLLSEGYIALQGESHPTEFRKVELLNLVGCMDPKATNYKSYLVKADNSKCTYGGKRGK